One Streptomyces sp. R28 DNA window includes the following coding sequences:
- a CDS encoding 6-phospho-beta-glucosidase — MKLTVVGGGSTYTPELIDGFARLRDTLPIAELVLMDPATDRLELVGGLARRIFERQGHHGTITTTTDLDAAVEGADAVLLQLRVGGQAAREQDETWPLDCGCVGQETTGAGGLAKALRTVPVVLGIADRVRRTNPTAWIIDFTNPVGIVTRALLQAGHKAVGLCNVAIGFQRKFAAMLGVTPADVHLDHVGLNHLTWETGVRLGGPEGENVLPNLLAGHGDTIAADLHLPRPLLDRLGVVPSYYLRYYYAHDEVVRELRTKPSRAAEVAEMERRLLTLYADPALDEKPELLSKRGGAYYSEAAVDLAAALLNGAGSPYQVVNTYNKGTLPFLPDDAVIEVQAGVGTKGAAPLPMAPPDPLYAGLMAQVTAYEDLALEAALHGGRSRVFKALLSHPLIGQYAYAEKLTDQLIAHNREHLAWA, encoded by the coding sequence GTGAAACTCACCGTGGTCGGCGGAGGCTCGACCTACACCCCCGAACTCATCGACGGCTTCGCCCGCCTCAGGGACACCCTGCCGATAGCGGAACTGGTCCTGATGGACCCGGCGACGGACCGTCTGGAGCTGGTGGGTGGCCTGGCCCGCCGCATCTTCGAACGCCAGGGCCACCACGGCACCATCACCACCACGACCGACCTGGACGCGGCGGTGGAGGGTGCGGACGCGGTCCTCCTCCAGCTCCGCGTGGGCGGTCAGGCGGCCCGCGAGCAGGACGAGACCTGGCCCCTGGACTGCGGCTGCGTGGGCCAGGAGACGACGGGCGCCGGCGGCCTGGCGAAAGCCCTGCGCACCGTCCCGGTGGTCCTGGGCATCGCGGACCGCGTCCGCCGCACCAACCCCACCGCCTGGATCATCGACTTCACCAACCCGGTCGGCATCGTCACCCGCGCCCTGCTCCAGGCGGGCCACAAGGCGGTCGGTCTGTGCAACGTGGCGATCGGCTTCCAGCGCAAGTTCGCGGCCATGCTCGGCGTGACCCCCGCCGACGTCCACCTGGACCACGTGGGCCTCAACCACCTCACCTGGGAGACCGGGGTACGCCTGGGCGGCCCCGAGGGCGAGAACGTCCTGCCGAACCTGCTGGCCGGCCACGGCGACACCATCGCCGCCGACCTGCACCTGCCCCGCCCCCTCCTGGACCGTCTGGGCGTGGTGCCGTCGTACTACCTGCGCTACTACTACGCCCACGACGAGGTGGTGCGGGAACTGCGCACCAAACCGTCGCGCGCCGCGGAAGTGGCGGAAATGGAAAGAAGGTTGCTCACCCTCTACGCCGACCCGGCCCTCGACGAGAAGCCGGAACTGCTCTCCAAGAGGGGCGGCGCGTACTACTCGGAGGCCGCGGTGGACCTGGCGGCCGCGCTGCTGAACGGCGCCGGCAGCCCGTACCAAGTGGTCAACACCTACAACAAGGGCACGCTCCCGTTCCTCCCCGACGACGCGGTGATCGAGGTACAGGCCGGGGTGGGGACCAAGGGCGCGGCCCCTCTCCCGATGGCACCCCCGGATCCCCTGTACGCGGGCCTGATGGCCCAGGTGACGGCCTACGAGGACCTGGCCCTGGAGGCAGCCCTGCACGGCGGCCGCAGCCGGGTCTTCAAAGCCCTGCTCTCCCACCCCCTGATCGGCCAGTACGCGTACGCCGAGAAACTCACCGACCAGCTGATCGCACACAACCGGGAGCACCTCGCGTGGGCATGA
- a CDS encoding N-acetylglucosamine kinase: protein MGMTARVLAVDAGNSKTDVAVVAPDGTVLATARGGGFRPPTVGVEPAMDTLAAAVEEAFTAAGVTRADHVSACLANADFPVEEEQLATALHARAWGTTVDVRNDTFAILRAGVTEPRGVAVVCGAGINCVGMRPDGRTARFPALGRISGDWGGGWGLSEEALWHAARAEDGRGLPTALAHTLPAHFGLPTMYALIEALHLEHIAPVRRHELTPVLFATAMTGDLIAREIVDRLADEVVTMATVALTRLDLLEEAAPVLLGGGVLAARHPQLIDGIRDLLASRAPKAVPGVVTASPVLGAALLGLDAVGAPAEVHARLRRHFES, encoded by the coding sequence GTGGGCATGACCGCACGTGTCCTCGCCGTAGACGCGGGCAACAGCAAGACCGACGTGGCGGTCGTGGCGCCCGACGGAACCGTCCTGGCCACGGCCCGCGGAGGCGGCTTCCGCCCGCCCACGGTGGGCGTGGAGCCGGCGATGGACACCCTCGCCGCAGCGGTGGAAGAGGCCTTCACCGCTGCGGGCGTCACCCGCGCCGACCACGTCTCGGCCTGCCTGGCCAACGCCGACTTCCCGGTGGAGGAGGAGCAACTGGCAACGGCGCTGCACGCGCGCGCGTGGGGCACGACCGTCGACGTCCGCAACGACACCTTCGCCATCCTGCGGGCGGGCGTGACGGAACCCCGCGGGGTGGCCGTCGTCTGCGGCGCCGGCATCAACTGCGTGGGCATGCGCCCCGACGGCCGTACGGCCCGCTTCCCCGCGCTGGGCCGTATCTCCGGCGACTGGGGCGGCGGCTGGGGGCTGTCGGAGGAGGCCCTGTGGCACGCGGCCAGGGCGGAGGACGGCCGCGGACTGCCTACGGCGTTGGCGCACACCCTCCCCGCCCACTTCGGCCTGCCGACCATGTACGCCCTGATCGAGGCCCTGCACCTCGAACACATCGCCCCCGTCCGCCGTCACGAACTGACCCCGGTCCTCTTCGCCACGGCCATGACCGGCGACCTGATCGCCCGCGAGATCGTCGACCGCCTGGCCGACGAGGTGGTGACGATGGCGACGGTCGCCCTGACCCGGCTGGACCTGCTGGAGGAGGCGGCTCCGGTGCTGCTGGGCGGGGGTGTCCTGGCGGCACGGCACCCCCAACTGATCGACGGCATCCGGGACTTGCTCGCGTCCCGCGCCCCCAAGGCGGTACCGGGCGTGGTCACGGCGAGTCCGGTGCTGGGGGCGGCGCTGCTGGGGCTGGATGCGGTGGGGGCGCCTGCGGAGGTGCACGCCCGGCTGCGCCGGCACTTCGAGTCGTAA
- a CDS encoding glutamate ABC transporter substrate-binding protein: MNARDDSVRLRGAGRPWRRLRAGLRGWGGVGAMAFVCALAVAFALLLPLSQPQGDDGTVIAGQGVAHGSQVRADDCENPQDQSLSPSGGDGKSPTVDAIKARKDRRLIVGVDTNSYRWGYLDPNNPSGELEGFDIDLVHRIAQDILGDRDAVQFKAIPTSRRIEAVQKGEVDMVVRTMTINCDRIGQVAFSAPYFVTGQQVLAPKTSTITGYDKTLAGKKVCSAKGSTAYDNLKADRKSGELPGSTDIKTIVPNQLDCLVKLQLGEVDAVVTDGALAASQAAQDPAVELKGGLFTDEYYGVAMKLGSEDLVRQVNRTLEDYVEDGGWETSYEKWLHPTMDQGDKKSASATPPEAQYK, from the coding sequence ATGAACGCACGCGACGACTCGGTTCGCCTCCGGGGCGCGGGCCGCCCGTGGCGGCGTCTGCGGGCCGGCCTGCGCGGCTGGGGCGGGGTGGGCGCCATGGCGTTCGTCTGCGCCCTGGCGGTGGCCTTCGCGCTGCTGCTGCCCCTGTCCCAGCCGCAGGGCGACGACGGTACGGTCATCGCAGGCCAGGGCGTCGCCCACGGCAGCCAGGTGCGGGCCGACGACTGCGAGAACCCGCAGGACCAGAGCCTGTCGCCGTCCGGCGGCGACGGGAAGAGCCCGACCGTCGACGCCATCAAGGCCCGCAAGGACCGGCGCCTGATCGTCGGCGTCGACACCAACAGCTACCGCTGGGGGTACCTCGACCCGAACAACCCCTCCGGTGAGCTGGAGGGATTCGACATCGACCTGGTCCACCGGATCGCCCAGGACATCCTCGGCGACCGCGACGCGGTGCAGTTCAAGGCCATCCCGACCAGCCGCCGTATCGAGGCGGTCCAGAAGGGCGAGGTCGACATGGTGGTCCGCACCATGACGATCAACTGCGACCGCATCGGACAAGTCGCCTTCTCCGCGCCCTACTTCGTGACCGGACAGCAGGTCCTGGCGCCCAAGACCTCGACGATCACCGGATACGACAAGACCCTGGCCGGCAAGAAGGTGTGCTCGGCGAAGGGCTCCACCGCGTACGACAACCTGAAAGCAGACAGGAAGAGCGGCGAACTCCCCGGCTCCACCGACATCAAGACCATCGTCCCCAACCAGCTCGACTGCCTGGTGAAGTTGCAGCTCGGCGAGGTCGACGCGGTCGTGACCGACGGTGCGCTCGCCGCGAGTCAGGCCGCGCAGGACCCCGCGGTGGAACTCAAGGGCGGCCTGTTCACCGACGAGTACTACGGCGTGGCGATGAAACTGGGCTCCGAGGATCTGGTACGCCAGGTCAACCGGACCCTGGAGGACTACGTCGAGGACGGCGGCTGGGAGACGTCGTACGAGAAGTGGCTGCACCCGACCATGGACCAGGGCGACAAGAAGTCGGCCTCGGCGACCCCTCCCGAGGCCCAGTACAAGTGA
- a CDS encoding tetratricopeptide repeat protein — MSQPQQTCQRPDCGGAYEDVGGGELYCDTCGLAPVVSATGTVGSPPTGVTAGGKDSHGSAASGSSRSTSRGSSRTSSQSSKSRRSVSGRLSRSLSGRSTGRSVSVRSSGSTAGSSGRGRLGVGLVQVPDVPRPDPRAMVLENPEVPERKRFCSRSDCGAPVGRARGDRPGRTEGYCTKCGHPYSFVPKLRGGDIVHGQYEVVGCLAHGGLGWIYLAVDRAVSDRWVVLKGLLDTGDQDAMAAAISERRFLAEIEHANIVRIYNFVEHLDQRTGSLDGYIVMEYVGGKSLKELANSRRTETGKRDPLPVEQACAYGIEALEALGHLHSRNLLYCDFKVDNAIQTEDQLKLIDMGAVRRMDDDESAIYGTVGYQAPEVAEVGPSVASDLYTVARTLAVLSFDFQGYTNVYVDSLPDPDNIEVFRQYESFYRLLVRATDPDPARRFASAQEMTEQLTGVLREVVSLQTGRARPALSTLFGPEVRVTDTELFPKPAGEVSRLGARIVRTRKQLSLPAAGLPAVSAGIVKVVDAAVAALALPVPRVDPSDPNAGFLAGLMTTAPAELLGALAAASAPSTETRLRQVRAWLENGDAGTAHQALLKLEDERPDDWRVVWYRGVAALGTGDHEGAALAFDAIYDAFPGEPAPKLALGLCAEVLGQLDNAAEYYRLVWSTDPSYVSAAFGLARVQLAAGDRRSAVRTLESVPESSIHYTAARVAAVRARLRGRTAVAADVPFLDDLTAAAGQVEALDAYGLDPARREQLSTEVLGCALDWILSGGQGSAPPAATGGRTLLGSGLDERGLRFGLERSYRTLARLARGGEERIDLVERANRYRPRTWV, encoded by the coding sequence ATGAGTCAGCCACAGCAGACCTGCCAGCGACCGGACTGCGGCGGGGCGTACGAGGACGTGGGCGGCGGCGAGCTGTACTGCGACACCTGCGGCCTCGCCCCGGTCGTCTCGGCGACCGGCACGGTCGGCTCGCCGCCCACCGGGGTGACGGCCGGCGGCAAGGACTCACACGGCTCGGCGGCCAGCGGCAGCTCCCGCTCCACCAGCCGCGGCAGTTCGCGTACGTCGTCGCAGTCGTCGAAGTCCCGGCGCTCGGTGTCGGGACGGCTGTCGCGTTCGCTGTCGGGCCGTTCCACGGGCCGCTCGGTGTCGGTGCGCAGCTCCGGTTCGACCGCCGGCTCCAGCGGCCGCGGCCGGCTCGGCGTCGGCCTGGTCCAGGTCCCGGACGTGCCGCGGCCCGACCCGCGCGCGATGGTGCTGGAGAACCCGGAGGTGCCCGAGCGCAAGCGGTTCTGCTCCCGCTCGGACTGCGGCGCACCCGTCGGCCGGGCCCGCGGCGACCGCCCGGGCCGCACCGAGGGCTACTGCACGAAGTGCGGCCACCCGTACTCCTTCGTCCCGAAGCTGAGGGGCGGCGACATCGTGCACGGCCAGTACGAGGTCGTGGGCTGTCTGGCGCACGGCGGGCTCGGCTGGATCTACCTCGCCGTGGACCGCGCGGTCTCCGACCGCTGGGTGGTGCTCAAGGGCCTTCTCGACACCGGCGACCAGGACGCGATGGCGGCGGCGATCTCCGAGCGGCGCTTCCTCGCGGAGATCGAGCACGCCAACATCGTGCGGATCTACAACTTCGTCGAGCACCTGGACCAGCGCACGGGCTCGCTCGACGGCTACATCGTCATGGAGTACGTCGGCGGCAAGTCCCTGAAGGAGCTCGCCAATTCGCGCCGTACGGAGACGGGCAAGCGTGACCCGCTCCCCGTCGAGCAGGCGTGCGCATACGGCATCGAGGCGCTGGAGGCCCTCGGCCATCTGCACAGCCGCAACCTCCTCTACTGCGACTTCAAGGTCGACAACGCCATCCAGACCGAGGACCAGCTCAAGCTGATCGACATGGGCGCGGTGCGCAGGATGGACGACGACGAGTCGGCCATCTACGGCACGGTGGGCTACCAGGCGCCCGAGGTCGCGGAGGTCGGTCCGTCGGTGGCGTCCGACCTCTACACCGTCGCGCGCACCCTGGCCGTGCTGAGCTTCGACTTCCAGGGCTACACGAACGTCTACGTCGACTCCCTGCCCGACCCCGACAACATCGAGGTCTTCCGCCAGTACGAGTCCTTCTACCGCCTCCTGGTCCGCGCCACCGACCCCGACCCGGCCCGCCGCTTCGCCTCCGCGCAGGAGATGACGGAGCAACTGACCGGTGTCCTGCGCGAGGTCGTGTCCCTGCAGACGGGCCGGGCCAGGCCGGCGCTGTCGACCCTGTTCGGCCCGGAGGTACGGGTCACGGACACGGAGCTGTTCCCGAAGCCGGCCGGCGAGGTGTCGCGGTTGGGAGCGCGGATCGTGCGCACCCGCAAGCAGCTCTCCCTCCCCGCCGCCGGCCTGCCCGCCGTTTCCGCCGGCATCGTCAAGGTCGTCGACGCCGCCGTCGCCGCCCTCGCGCTTCCGGTCCCCCGGGTCGACCCCTCCGACCCCAACGCCGGTTTCCTCGCGGGCCTGATGACCACCGCGCCGGCCGAGTTGCTCGGTGCCCTCGCCGCCGCTTCCGCACCGTCGACCGAGACGCGGCTGCGGCAGGTGCGGGCCTGGCTGGAGAACGGCGACGCAGGCACCGCGCACCAGGCCCTGCTGAAGCTGGAGGACGAGCGGCCCGACGACTGGCGGGTCGTCTGGTACCGGGGCGTGGCGGCGCTCGGCACCGGCGACCACGAGGGCGCCGCGCTCGCCTTCGACGCGATCTACGACGCCTTTCCCGGCGAGCCCGCCCCCAAGCTGGCGCTCGGTCTGTGCGCGGAGGTGCTGGGCCAGTTGGACAACGCCGCCGAGTACTACCGTCTGGTGTGGTCGACCGACCCGAGCTACGTGAGCGCCGCCTTCGGTCTCGCCCGCGTCCAGCTCGCGGCCGGCGACCGCCGCAGCGCCGTACGGACCCTGGAGTCGGTGCCGGAAAGCTCCATTCACTACACGGCCGCACGCGTGGCGGCCGTCCGCGCCCGGCTGCGTGGACGCACGGCGGTCGCCGCTGACGTACCGTTCCTGGACGACCTGACCGCGGCCGCGGGCCAGGTCGAGGCGCTGGACGCGTACGGTCTGGACCCGGCGCGCCGGGAGCAGTTGTCGACGGAAGTCCTCGGCTGCGCGCTGGACTGGATACTCTCCGGTGGCCAGGGTTCCGCCCCTCCCGCCGCCACCGGAGGACGGACGCTGCTCGGCAGCGGCCTGGACGAGCGGGGACTGCGTTTCGGCCTGGAGCGTTCGTACCGCACGCTGGCCAGGCTCGCGCGGGGCGGCGAGGAGAGGATCGACCTGGTGGAACGTGCCAACCGTTACCGCCCCCGGACGTGGGTGTAG
- a CDS encoding PP2C family serine/threonine-protein phosphatase, which translates to MSQMPQLSACPSCEWPLESGDRFCGACGYDLSAVPVRPDDNPTIVMNGSVPPPAMGAPGMDRPGAAAPDGSGGHGLPPGTPPLPPSPPPGSPASADPGLPGGFPAPGHHAPPVFPTVPAPGGPGAPTGPQTSPATAGPPAPTGSPVSPASGVRFDHPPEPEEYPLQAPDPRVVTDLPTPPEGTKVCVACRAGRVDHDGYCENCGHAQPRERDHMELDAGLVAAVSDRGLRHHRNEDAFAVACTALPDGRPAVVAIVCDGVSSATRPDDASMAASRAASESLLAALPRGTHPQQAMHDAIVAAANAVNALAAEPATAREQGPHQNAPACTIVGSVVTPELLIVGWVGDSRVYWVPVDRSTPPARLTEDDSWAAQMVAAGLMNEAEAYADERAHAITGWLGADAYELEPHTASFKPDRPGVVVVCTDGLWNYAEAADEMAEAVPLDAAARPLHSAQVLVGHALDGGGHDNVTVAVLPFPAPPMGAGSA; encoded by the coding sequence ATGTCGCAGATGCCCCAGCTGTCCGCCTGCCCGAGCTGCGAATGGCCGCTCGAGTCGGGTGACCGTTTCTGCGGTGCGTGCGGATACGACCTGTCCGCCGTGCCCGTACGGCCGGACGACAACCCGACCATCGTCATGAACGGCTCGGTGCCGCCCCCTGCCATGGGCGCGCCCGGCATGGACCGGCCCGGCGCCGCCGCACCGGACGGCTCCGGCGGCCACGGACTGCCCCCGGGCACGCCCCCGCTCCCCCCGTCACCGCCACCGGGCTCCCCGGCCTCCGCCGACCCCGGCCTCCCGGGCGGCTTCCCGGCCCCCGGCCACCACGCACCGCCCGTTTTCCCCACCGTCCCGGCCCCCGGCGGCCCCGGCGCGCCGACCGGACCGCAGACGTCGCCCGCCACCGCGGGTCCCCCCGCCCCGACCGGCTCCCCCGTCTCCCCGGCCTCCGGAGTCCGTTTCGACCATCCTCCCGAGCCCGAGGAGTACCCCTTGCAGGCGCCCGATCCGCGCGTCGTCACCGACCTGCCCACCCCGCCCGAGGGCACCAAGGTGTGCGTGGCCTGCCGTGCGGGCCGCGTCGACCACGACGGGTACTGCGAGAACTGCGGGCACGCCCAGCCGCGTGAACGCGACCACATGGAGCTGGACGCCGGCCTCGTCGCCGCCGTCAGCGACCGCGGTCTGCGCCACCACCGCAACGAGGACGCGTTCGCCGTCGCCTGCACCGCGCTGCCCGACGGCCGGCCCGCGGTCGTGGCGATCGTCTGCGACGGCGTGTCCTCGGCGACCCGCCCCGACGATGCCTCGATGGCCGCGTCCCGGGCGGCGAGCGAGTCGCTGCTGGCCGCCCTGCCGCGCGGCACACACCCGCAGCAGGCCATGCACGACGCGATCGTCGCCGCCGCGAACGCGGTCAACGCGCTGGCCGCCGAGCCGGCCACGGCCCGCGAGCAGGGACCCCACCAGAACGCCCCCGCCTGCACCATCGTCGGCTCCGTGGTGACGCCCGAGCTGCTGATCGTCGGCTGGGTCGGCGACAGCCGCGTCTACTGGGTCCCGGTGGACCGCAGCACTCCCCCGGCCCGGCTCACCGAGGACGACTCCTGGGCCGCGCAGATGGTCGCCGCCGGCCTGATGAACGAGGCCGAGGCGTACGCCGACGAGCGCGCCCACGCGATCACGGGCTGGCTCGGCGCGGACGCCTACGAGCTGGAGCCGCACACCGCTTCCTTCAAGCCGGACCGTCCGGGTGTAGTGGTGGTGTGCACGGACGGGCTGTGGAACTACGCGGAGGCGGCCGACGAGATGGCCGAGGCCGTACCCCTCGACGCCGCCGCTCGCCCCCTGCACAGCGCCCAGGTGCTCGTCGGTCACGCCCTCGACGGCGGGGGCCACGACAACGTAACAGTGGCCGTCCTGCCGTTCCCTGCGCCGCCGATGGGGGCAGGATCGGCCTGA
- a CDS encoding VWA domain-containing protein has protein sequence MANFSKSNVPQFSVDVYQNEYLPEGGREVNAIVTVTSTGGGTVGSAVAAPHLYAPGQGPSAAVAIMVDCSGSMDYPPTKMRNARDATAAAIDTLRDGVHFAVIGGTHVAKEVYPGGGRLAVADATTRDQAKQALRRLSAGGGTAIGTWLRLADHLLSSADVAIRHGILLTDGRNEHESPEDLKAALDACAGSFTCDARGVGTDWEVKEVTGIASALLGSADIVADPAGLAADFTQMMETAMGKEGADVALRVWTPVGTIIKFVKQVAPTVEELTERRTEAGPRAGDYPTGSWGDESRDYHVCVEVPAADLGREMLAARVSLVVPQPDGTAQNLGTQGLVRAVWTDDMVASTSINPQVAHYTGQAELAQAIQQGLDLRKAGDMDGATAKLGRAVQLASASGNADTAKLLAKVVDVVDAAAGTVRLKAKVAEADEMTLETRSTKTVRVKK, from the coding sequence ATGGCCAATTTCTCGAAGTCGAACGTGCCGCAGTTCTCGGTGGACGTGTACCAGAACGAGTACCTGCCGGAGGGCGGTCGCGAGGTCAACGCGATCGTCACGGTGACCTCGACCGGCGGCGGCACGGTCGGAAGCGCGGTCGCGGCGCCCCACCTCTACGCACCGGGGCAGGGCCCGTCCGCGGCCGTGGCGATCATGGTCGACTGCTCGGGCTCGATGGACTACCCGCCGACCAAGATGCGCAACGCCCGCGACGCCACGGCCGCCGCGATCGACACCCTGCGCGACGGCGTGCACTTCGCGGTGATCGGCGGCACGCACGTGGCCAAGGAGGTCTATCCGGGAGGCGGCCGCCTGGCCGTGGCCGACGCCACCACCCGCGACCAGGCCAAGCAGGCCCTGCGCAGGCTCAGCGCGGGCGGCGGCACGGCCATCGGCACCTGGCTGCGCCTCGCCGACCACCTGCTGTCCTCGGCCGACGTCGCCATCCGGCACGGCATCCTGCTCACCGACGGCCGCAACGAACACGAGTCGCCGGAGGACCTCAAAGCCGCGCTCGACGCCTGCGCCGGAAGCTTCACCTGTGACGCCCGTGGCGTGGGTACGGACTGGGAAGTGAAAGAAGTCACAGGAATCGCCTCGGCCCTGCTCGGCAGCGCCGACATCGTCGCCGACCCGGCCGGGCTCGCCGCCGACTTCACGCAGATGATGGAGACGGCGATGGGCAAGGAGGGCGCGGACGTCGCCCTGCGGGTGTGGACGCCGGTCGGCACGATCATCAAGTTCGTCAAGCAAGTCGCACCGACGGTCGAGGAGTTGACCGAACGCCGCACCGAAGCCGGCCCGCGCGCCGGGGACTACCCCACCGGCTCCTGGGGTGACGAGTCCCGCGACTACCACGTCTGCGTGGAGGTCCCCGCCGCCGACCTCGGCCGGGAGATGCTCGCCGCCCGGGTCTCCCTGGTCGTCCCGCAACCGGACGGCACCGCCCAGAACCTGGGCACCCAGGGCCTCGTACGGGCCGTGTGGACCGACGACATGGTCGCCTCGACGTCGATCAACCCACAGGTTGCGCACTACACGGGCCAAGCCGAACTGGCACAAGCCATCCAGCAAGGTCTGGATCTGCGCAAAGCGGGGGATATGGATGGAGCAACGGCCAAATTGGGCCGGGCCGTTCAGCTCGCCAGCGCCTCCGGAAACGCGGATACGGCGAAACTCCTTGCGAAGGTGGTGGACGTGGTCGATGCCGCGGCAGGTACTGTGCGACTGAAGGCGAAGGTCGCGGAGGCTGATGAGATGACTCTCGAAACACGGTCGACAAAGACTGTTCGTGTAAAGAAGTGA
- a CDS encoding FHA domain-containing protein has protein sequence MPTCPNGHQSGSDDWCEVCGHRMAGAVPPPPPPPPPPGGGYGFPPPGGPGGPGGPPGGPGGPFGGPNTGQPGGPPPMSAPEPELCPQCRTPREGGAPFCEECRWNFLTNTATSYTPAAPRTQAPGGPPLPSHFQQQSAPPPSFGGGDSYEYQGSRPSQVNRPAEPIPPFGAEPAGQGGPGGPGGPGGPGGMGPGGPGPGPGAPGGFGAGPGGPGYPNPGGPGSQGGPGGPGGFGAGPGGPGQPSPGGPGAPGGPGGFGPGPGGPGNPNNPGGPGGPGGPGGPGGPGGNAPSPFGDPSRQVPPPPGPTPPGGPGATSGAPQAFQQAGPGSPPAPPGFPQETHRPPQQGGPSFGGGDDWVISPPSSGPGAPGGPGPGPAQGGYGYPQPGPAQGGYGYPQPGSTQAPPPPGPGYPQQPTTWSATIGPDREYFMAMMQRSGPEAAGLNLPAYSPEQQRALTGNQVTIGRRRHSTGDTPDIDLSVPPEDPGVSHQHAVLVQQPDGTWAVVDQNSTNGTTVNGSEEPIQPFVPVPLQDGDRVHVGAWTTITVRRG, from the coding sequence ATGCCGACCTGCCCGAACGGACACCAGTCGGGTTCCGACGACTGGTGCGAGGTCTGCGGTCACCGCATGGCCGGTGCCGTACCTCCACCTCCTCCCCCGCCGCCCCCGCCCGGCGGTGGCTACGGCTTCCCGCCTCCCGGCGGCCCCGGTGGGCCCGGTGGCCCCCCTGGCGGCCCCGGCGGTCCGTTCGGTGGCCCGAACACCGGTCAGCCGGGCGGCCCGCCGCCCATGTCCGCTCCGGAGCCGGAGCTCTGCCCGCAGTGCCGTACGCCGCGTGAGGGCGGTGCGCCGTTCTGCGAGGAGTGCCGGTGGAACTTCCTGACCAACACGGCGACGTCGTACACCCCCGCCGCCCCGCGCACCCAGGCGCCCGGCGGCCCGCCCCTGCCCTCCCACTTCCAGCAGCAGTCGGCGCCACCGCCGTCGTTCGGCGGCGGTGACTCGTACGAGTACCAGGGTTCTCGCCCGTCCCAGGTGAACCGCCCGGCGGAACCGATCCCGCCGTTCGGCGCGGAGCCCGCGGGGCAGGGCGGCCCTGGCGGTCCCGGTGGGCCCGGCGGTCCTGGCGGCATGGGTCCCGGTGGACCCGGTCCCGGGCCTGGCGCCCCGGGCGGTTTCGGCGCGGGTCCCGGCGGCCCGGGCTATCCCAACCCTGGTGGGCCCGGTAGCCAGGGTGGACCCGGCGGGCCCGGCGGCTTCGGCGCAGGCCCTGGCGGTCCGGGCCAGCCCAGTCCCGGCGGACCCGGTGCCCCTGGCGGCCCCGGCGGCTTCGGCCCGGGCCCCGGCGGTCCCGGCAACCCCAACAACCCTGGCGGACCGGGTGGCCCTGGCGGCCCCGGTGGTCCCGGTGGTCCGGGAGGCAACGCCCCCTCCCCCTTCGGCGACCCGTCGCGGCAGGTTCCGCCGCCGCCCGGCCCCACTCCGCCCGGCGGTCCGGGCGCGACCAGTGGTGCTCCGCAGGCGTTCCAGCAGGCCGGCCCCGGCAGCCCGCCGGCGCCGCCCGGATTCCCGCAGGAGACCCACCGTCCCCCGCAGCAGGGCGGCCCGTCCTTCGGCGGCGGTGACGACTGGGTGATCTCGCCCCCGTCGTCGGGCCCCGGCGCTCCCGGTGGCCCCGGCCCCGGCCCCGCTCAGGGCGGGTACGGCTACCCGCAGCCCGGCCCCGCTCAGGGTGGGTACGGCTACCCGCAGCCCGGCTCGACGCAGGCCCCGCCGCCCCCCGGTCCGGGCTACCCGCAGCAGCCGACAACCTGGTCTGCGACCATCGGGCCGGACCGCGAGTACTTCATGGCGATGATGCAGCGCTCCGGCCCCGAGGCCGCGGGCCTGAACCTGCCCGCGTACTCGCCCGAGCAGCAGCGCGCCCTCACCGGCAACCAGGTCACCATCGGCCGCCGCCGCCACTCCACCGGCGACACCCCCGACATCGACCTGTCGGTGCCGCCGGAGGACCCAGGCGTCTCGCACCAGCACGCGGTCCTGGTCCAGCAGCCGGACGGCACCTGGGCGGTCGTCGACCAGAACTCGACGAACGGCACGACGGTGAACGGTTCCGAGGAGCCGATCCAGCCCTTCGTGCCGGTACCGCTGCAGGACGGCGACCGGGTGCACGTGGGCGCGTGGACGACGATCACGGTCCGGCGCGGCTAG